Genomic DNA from Pygocentrus nattereri isolate fPygNat1 chromosome 11, fPygNat1.pri, whole genome shotgun sequence:
gggcttccatacCAAGACAAAGAATTCATAAGAGCTCTATGTCTTTGTCTGGGACAGTGCATACCTGAGCAGATGAAGGAGCCTGGTGTGTTGATACACTGCAGGTTTGGAGGGCAGACAGAAGGCTGTGTGAAACATTCATCTATATCTGAGacacacagataaacaaaaCTGGTAAAAGCACACACACTATTATTCATGTTAGCTGACTGAACTAAAGCCAAAGTTACAAAGACAAATCTTCATAGAGAAATAATATATGAaacctttacacacacacaccttgacAGGTGGGTGGTTGTGGAGTCCATAAGTGTGTGTTGGGGTCACAGGTGATGTGTGTAGCCCCATGTAGCACATAGCCAGAGGGACACTGGTACAGAACTGCAGAATCACACAGTACAGAGAAACCCACCTTCAAACGAGGGATGGAGCCACACAGCGGGTCTAAAACAACAAAGAAGAtacaaaaaaagataaatacagctatatatattttaaagtcCATAAGTCCAGTCATTGCTGTCTAAAAGCCAGAAACTACTCTTGACTTATTtaattcaaaatgaccattaagcacattattcatttttttcaggagataaaaacactttttgtgtAGATTATACATAAGATAATCTACTTGTACAAGGAAggtgaaatgaaaataacacaaGTAAAACATGAGCTTTAAAAACTTATGTTCAAAAagttatgaaaagataaaacaagaaaaaatatctgcatatttctttgaaagcaagtctactaaatgctgtaataaaggcaaaaggtggacacactaaacactgaaaaaaaaattatatatttaattgttgaggcttctgtatacacacacacacacacacacacacacacacacacacatacacacacacacgcacaaacacacacacacacacattttctaagccgattctccctcagggtcacggggcttctgtataattttcagttaaatgttttctgcttttttgtgacattaaaaagtgaataacttgtacttactgtccattttaactaatataaataaataaaggatggcctctgccttttgcacagcactgtaactgtaactctcacaacagaaataaacactgtaCGCTGTCTCGGATTCACACACCGGTGTCTGGTTCCTTCCAGGCAGAGAGGCTGAAGTgtgtaatgtttgtgtgtgtgcaaggCAGCAGCTGGTCAGGGTGCAGTGTACGAGTGAAAGCGTCCGAGGGCACCAGGCGGATGTTTGTGTTGTCACAGATGatgcgagagagagatgcagtgcgCAATGAGTCTCTCTGAGCAGAACTGAAAACACCCTCTCGCTCCCACCAGAACCTTACAGAGacaaataaaaggaaaattcATGTGTTCATTCATTCGCTCACTGATTTGCTCATTTGCCCACCCATCTGTTCATATATCATACATATGTAAGCACAGGTTAAATTAGAATTTAAAGGAATATCTGTATTCATCATTGTTTGTAATCTTTGCCTCAGTTGTTTGATTAATTCCCTCTGCTCACCTGTCTCCATCTCTGAGTGCTCTGAACTGTTTGGCCAGCAGACAGGCTAGCAGAGGTCCCACTCTCCCACCTGGCAGTGCTGGCTCTGAGATGGCCCCCACCCACAAATCAATGTTCTGGGCTGTGCCATACAGTCCAAGCAGCTTACGCACCAAGCCTACATTACCTAGAATTTCTACTAACTCTGACTCATTTGCCGGGACTGAGAGGCTGCAAAACCTGCGCCATGCACTGTAACCTGCAGAGTGAGAGGAAGGGTTGATGAGTCATTACACATCAAATAATTTACTAACTGTTAAGCACAGTCTGTCTAAACACATGCCTCAAATAAAATATAGGTTGGTTTCCCAAACGGTTTAAGCCTAGTCATGGACTACATTTTCCTTTGAATGGAGAATTTTCATTCAGAATCCTGTGTATTCTGGGAGTAGGCTTAATATCTGTCCGGGAGACCAGACTTATGATGTctaaaagtttgtggacacctgcttatccaatgtttcttctgaagtcATGGTATTAACAAGGTgtttgtccctctttgctgcagtaacaacctctgctcttctgaaaaggccttatactagatgttggaacattacaGTGAGGATATGCTTGCCACCGCAACAGATGAGGTTAGGTActggtgaggtcaggtactggcGTTGGATGATTATTTCTGGATCATAAACACCACTTCAACTCTTCCCAAatgtactggatggagctccagttccactgctccacagcctaaTGCTGGGGGGAGGGTCTTTATTGCCCTCTAGCTAaaacttggcattgggcatggtggcCCTGGGCTCATGTGTGGCTTCTTCAGAGCATCCATTTTattagcagtgcttttctatcAGTAGTTAGTTTTCTAGTGTCAGCAGTTAGTAGTAAAATTCAGTAAATCAAACAGGTATTTGGACACTTTTAGACATATGCTGTGTATTAACTATTTCAGAATAATAATTTGGGATCAGCGTTGTCATGTGGCAAAACTTGTAATGTTACTGTACTGTTACTTATAGCTTAGTACATATGATAGTCAGTACCAGGCAAGCCGtggtctcttcctctctgtagGTTTAAAGCCCCCAGGTCCAGCGGCAGGCCCCCCTGAGCCTGGAACAACCTCTCAGTCAACTCCTCCACCATCATCTTTTGTGGAGCCTGCAGCTTTGCTGGAGACAACAACAACCCACGCAGCACTGGATCTATAccacctacagagagagaatcagatCACTTCTTACACATTGACAGAGCACAGGAAAGACAGTATGCAGTGCTTTAAAGTAGCCCTCTATCATCATTTGTACCTGTAATTACTTAATTTGTTGATCTGTTATGCTTTAACACATTCAAAAGTATATTATTTAATCTATATTTCAGCTACATTATAAATTTTCAATCAACAATTTGAGTCGAACTGCACAGTAGAAGACTTTCACTTAAACCTCAGTTTCacttaagtaagtaagtaaatgaatgaatgaatgaatgaatgaacgaacgaatgaatgaacgaatgaatgaaatattggAAGACTAATCCAaatgaactggcgacctgtccagggtgtatcctgccttccgcccgaagactgctgggataggctccagcacccccccgcgaccctgacggagaagcggcttagaaaatggatggatggatggatggatggataatccAAATGACATGTTCAACAACCAAAGATCTCCAGGGCTACCAAGAGATACTCTTGGAAAGCCAACATGCAACACACCTAAATCTGTAAATGTCAATCAATTTTGTCTCTTGGTAGCAGAACGTCTATGAGAAATattgcagaaaaaaatagtgaaaaaagtACTGAAGTCATTCACAAAGATGTGAAGCCTTCAAATATCTGCCATGCTCTGACCAGTCAAAGAGAAAATCTGGCAAGCCTGGTTGAGCATCAGTAGTGCAAGGACAAGCATTCCATGCCTGGCATCCAATTAAGGGATATGCTACAAAATACTAtccaaaataaaatgctaattaaTGACCTGCACAAAAGAAAGTGACAGAAAAGTTTGTCCCACTAATTTTTGAGTACTTTTACTTGCCTtacttacattttcatttaagtACCGAGCTCATTTAGAGATTTAGTTTGTAAGCCTGGTTGACAACACTGGTGGTTAAAACTTTtctgataaataaataactgctaACTTTATCTtggaaagtgaaaaataaacaagacaCAAATTGCATTCAGGAGTGTCCCGAAACTGCTTTTTAGCACTGTAGCTGTGCTgcctgtttgtgtgatgttcTATTATAAGAGTATTTTACTGTGTGACCTCTTCTGAAACCTAATCTGTAAATGATACATATGATACACAGAGAATCAGAATCAGTGTGCGTGTGACATGCACCCTCTTTCACCACTCTCCAGGATGCGAACAGTGATCGGTGCAAAGGCAGTGGTGGATGTTCAGGGTGGAGCTGATAACCAGGTCCGAGTCGGTTCACTACTGGATGCACAGTTACATGGGCAAAGCGGAATGCTGCGGTTGAGAAACTGTTGGTGATGCTGGGGTCAACTTCAGGGTCATAGCCATTATAGGAGGGCATGAGCTCAGAGTGTGCTCTCGGCCCCAGAACACGTGGCAAGTAGTGATCCCACGTCAGGACCTGAGAGAGAGTAGTGAATAGAAAAAAGGCATCATTGTACTCAAGTGTAACTCAAGTTTGGTGCACATGTGGATGGAACTGAGATTAGACTTCTATAGTGTTTCCCCATCCTGGTCCTTGAGTAACCCATAGTACATatttctgttttccattttatccAATGATTTAGCTAATTTACAAATTAGTTGATGTGGATATGTTAGAAcaccaaaaacattcaaatgggtAAGACAGGctactccaggaccagaatCTAAACCACAGCTTTAACCTGATGGACAGCTCCGAGGATTTTCCTGGTCTCTTGATACAGCGTGTCAGGGCTCCAGTGAGGATTGAGTTTGTGAAGCTCCTCAGCCAATCGATTATGCTCTCTCAGAAACAGGGTGTGGAGGGCAATCATCCCCAAGTGCTCATTGGCCCGAGAGTCACCTGAAACACATCCACCACAGCACATAACAGAACATCTTCATAATGACCTGAAGAGTACCTGCTAGTAGTATGTCTAGTTATTAATAGGTCAGTCAGTTCTGCGTCATACTCCAGCCTCCTGTGGAGAGAATGCAGGagtacctgtttttttttcattctgggTGGCTAACTGAAACTTTGCCTCTACTGATTTTGGTTCTGGAATCTTcaaatttatatattatttttctaaCAAATATTACTTTTACTACAGCATGCTGTGTTCTTATGtcagtggattttttttcagtggacaacatttttttgttatacGGTCATAAGGTAATTATCACATCTTACATGCTTGAGTTAGGACCAGGgtgtaaatatttgaacaaATGCAgcttaaaaatacatataaagcCAGTCCACAGTGGCCTACCTGCCTGAAAGCAGAAGGTCAGGTTCCCCATGGATGTTGTGTTCTTTGCTGTTTCTGATGGTGAGACAGTACTGGTTTCCTGGCGTGGGCCACAGGGGTCcagctgtgtatgtgtgcgggGCAGGTACGGCAGGTAGGCAAGGCCATGGTCAGAGTGCAGCTGGTTATGAGCAAGCAGCCCGTGTAGGGAGGACAGGTTGcggagagcgagagcgagtgTTTCTGAACTACCGTACACCATACTGGCATCTACGAAGGCCGTAATGGCATTCAACTGCTCTCTGTGACGACGCATAACACAGCCC
This window encodes:
- the epx gene encoding eosinophil peroxidase, which codes for MDAVRMVPFSSITLALMMCLLPLFATQFTGKNSTGYVGSTIIQEALRRARELTDAAYAHTSERVKMSVFEGSFRPTDLLAQFKQIGSSTRGHISAAELFDNTVEVIREMVYTHTMAQPNHTELLSVEDMETLLEVTGCSTGMKKPVCKSDCLSERYRTITGHCNNRQNPLLGAANTPYARWLQPQYEDLRGAPRGWNPQHTYHNFTLPPVRAVSQEVLYTHNENISLDESLSHLLVEWGQWIDHDFALTPQSPSTASFKTGADCTRTCSKDTPCFPIQIPLSDPRTGVQSCMPFFRSAPGCVMRRHREQLNAITAFVDASMVYGSSETLALALRNLSSLHGLLAHNQLHSDHGLAYLPYLPRTHTQLDPCGPRQETSTVSPSETAKNTTSMGNLTFCFQAGDSRANEHLGMIALHTLFLREHNRLAEELHKLNPHWSPDTLYQETRKILGAVHQVLTWDHYLPRVLGPRAHSELMPSYNGYDPEVDPSITNSFSTAAFRFAHVTVHPVVNRLGPGYQLHPEHPPLPLHRSLFASWRVVKEGGIDPVLRGLLLSPAKLQAPQKMMVEELTERLFQAQGGLPLDLGALNLQRGRDHGLPGYSAWRRFCSLSVPANESELVEILGNVGLVRKLLGLYGTAQNIDLWVGAISEPALPGGRVGPLLACLLAKQFRALRDGDRFWWEREGVFSSAQRDSLRTASLSRIICDNTNIRLVPSDAFTRTLHPDQLLPCTHTNITHFSLSAWKEPDTDPLCGSIPRLKVGFSVLCDSAVLYQCPSGYVLHGATHITCDPNTHLWTPQPPTCQDIDECFTQPSVCPPNLQCINTPGSFICSDLASAPLSASSVVAAVMAVLAGVAIMTLIMICYRRRVFSFLISLLFKH